A single genomic interval of Granulicella tundricola MP5ACTX9 harbors:
- a CDS encoding DUF4105 domain-containing protein, with protein sequence MCAYVVATVFAVCNQAHASLTVLVGEPFGPFGTMMPVGHAAIYLDHVCAAGPLKLRMCQPGEPEGVVIARYHQIGNLDWIATPVMQFLYATDSPQNIPSYVTPEIAWDMRQTYRRRYLADIVPDGKEKAKVTDEWWESAGVAFNRKLWGYQLATTREQDEAFVDAMNDRINVHRYHLSTANCANFAGDVVNAYFPGAVHHDIIADYGWLTPKQVARSIAAYGNAHPELNPRILEIPQIPGTLRRSRPVRGAGEALLKTKRYLATLIVIQPEIPLISTILYLDRGRWQIGQGAEPVGPDVFAPRTSVAGSAADPALTASPTTGSETMDQQMNQEN encoded by the coding sequence ATGTGCGCGTACGTCGTCGCAACGGTCTTTGCTGTCTGCAATCAGGCCCACGCCTCCCTCACAGTTCTGGTCGGTGAACCCTTCGGCCCTTTCGGAACCATGATGCCCGTCGGCCACGCCGCCATCTACCTCGATCACGTGTGCGCAGCTGGCCCCCTCAAGCTTCGCATGTGTCAGCCCGGCGAGCCGGAGGGCGTCGTCATCGCCCGCTACCACCAAATCGGCAATCTGGACTGGATCGCAACGCCAGTCATGCAATTTCTCTACGCAACCGATAGCCCCCAGAACATCCCGTCCTACGTCACGCCCGAGATCGCCTGGGACATGCGCCAGACCTACCGCCGCCGCTACCTCGCGGACATCGTCCCCGACGGGAAGGAGAAGGCCAAGGTTACAGACGAGTGGTGGGAGTCCGCCGGGGTAGCCTTCAACCGCAAACTCTGGGGCTACCAGCTAGCCACCACCCGCGAGCAGGATGAAGCCTTCGTCGACGCCATGAACGACCGCATCAACGTTCATCGCTACCATCTCAGCACCGCAAACTGCGCTAACTTCGCCGGAGACGTCGTCAACGCCTACTTCCCTGGCGCCGTCCACCATGACATCATCGCCGACTATGGCTGGCTCACCCCCAAGCAGGTCGCCCGCAGCATAGCCGCCTACGGAAACGCCCACCCGGAGCTCAACCCCCGCATCCTGGAGATCCCACAGATCCCCGGCACCCTTCGTCGCAGCAGACCGGTCAGGGGTGCGGGGGAGGCCCTCCTCAAAACCAAACGCTACTTAGCAACCCTCATCGTCATTCAACCGGAGATCCCGCTCATCTCCACGATCCTCTACCTCGACCGCGGCCGCTGGCAGATCGGCCAGGGCGCAGAGCCGGTAGGCCCGGACGTCTTCGCCCCCCGCACCTCGGTCGCCGGCAGCGCCGCGGACCCTGCACTCACCGCCAGCCCCACCACCGGGTCCGAAACAATGGACCAGCAAATGAACCAGGAAAACTAA
- a CDS encoding OPT family oligopeptide transporter, translated as MAAPTHFQPFVPASENRPEFSLRALILGAVFAWVFGAVTVYVGLRAGLTVAASIPISVISISVLRVFGKASILENNIVQTIGNAGQSIASGVIFTLPALIFLGFDLESTRIFALALFGGWLGVLFMIPLRRQLIVEEHGTLLYPEGTACADVLIAGERGGSFASRVFFGLGLGALYTFFQNDNIFSLWPSGPNYEPDLGGSQHILKGAAVRADCTPEYLGVGYIIGIRVAAVMLAGGVFSWLVLMPAIYFFGHGLTIYPGTAPIQTMDPSTLWKTYVRPMGAGAVATAGLITLMRTAPTIFSALAEGVRSIRASRASATVKAKTETIRTANDLPMSVVLGGSALLVILIVAFLQFHPVHGAQVGLLANIAAALLVVVFGFLFVTVSARIVGIVGSSASPVSGMTIATLMATCAVFLVKGWTAPAFGALAITIGGIVCIAASNAGDTSQDLKTGYLIGATPWKQQVALIAGVVICVFSIGATLNAMNNGLESFQRVAVPITVTPQMYADGVQQKGQFTRDRVTLTTKAGARETINDGRSYILLNAIGSSTVPDGKYLLNPATNQIVIQWTQGIGSEKAAAPQGKLMATVINGILSRKLPWGLVLLGVALVIVVELLGVRSLTFAVGAYLSIATTLAIFVGGLMRWMVDRAMIHHHAKASAELYQSSLLLWQNDREAFFVRHPDFDETNPDHLDPANGLPVPTSVTPSLDMESEVSPGSLYASGLIAAGGIVGLLGVCIRLLEGLSEQRGGSWQFWRFPASFSAHSPLHDTVSVVMFGLLAFSLYYFARKPLDS; from the coding sequence ATGGCAGCCCCGACACACTTTCAACCTTTCGTTCCCGCCTCTGAGAACCGCCCCGAGTTCAGCCTGCGCGCCCTCATTCTTGGTGCTGTCTTTGCCTGGGTCTTTGGTGCGGTCACGGTTTATGTAGGTCTAAGAGCTGGCCTCACGGTCGCTGCGTCCATTCCGATTTCCGTCATCTCGATCTCCGTTCTTCGCGTATTCGGCAAGGCCAGCATTCTCGAAAACAACATCGTCCAGACGATCGGCAATGCAGGCCAGTCGATCGCTTCAGGCGTGATCTTCACCCTGCCCGCTTTGATCTTCCTGGGCTTCGATCTCGAATCCACCCGCATCTTTGCCCTTGCGCTCTTTGGCGGCTGGCTCGGCGTTCTCTTTATGATTCCACTTCGCCGCCAACTCATTGTGGAAGAGCATGGCACGCTACTCTACCCGGAGGGGACAGCCTGCGCAGACGTCCTGATCGCCGGAGAACGTGGCGGCTCCTTCGCCTCCCGAGTCTTCTTTGGCCTCGGCCTCGGTGCTCTCTACACCTTCTTCCAGAACGACAACATCTTCTCCCTTTGGCCCTCCGGACCCAACTATGAGCCGGACCTGGGCGGCTCCCAGCACATTCTTAAGGGGGCAGCGGTTCGTGCCGATTGCACGCCGGAATACCTGGGTGTGGGCTACATTATCGGTATCCGCGTTGCGGCAGTGATGCTGGCGGGTGGAGTGTTTTCCTGGCTCGTCCTCATGCCCGCCATCTACTTCTTTGGTCATGGTCTGACGATCTATCCGGGCACGGCACCGATCCAGACGATGGACCCCAGCACGCTTTGGAAGACTTATGTCCGGCCCATGGGGGCTGGTGCGGTGGCTACGGCGGGTCTCATCACTCTGATGCGTACTGCGCCCACCATCTTCTCTGCCTTGGCTGAAGGTGTACGGTCGATCCGGGCTTCAAGGGCCTCCGCCACCGTCAAGGCCAAGACTGAGACCATCCGCACGGCTAATGACCTGCCGATGTCGGTTGTGTTGGGTGGTTCGGCGCTCCTTGTCATCCTGATCGTCGCCTTCCTGCAGTTCCATCCTGTGCATGGTGCTCAAGTGGGTCTGCTGGCGAACATCGCGGCCGCTCTGCTGGTCGTCGTCTTCGGCTTCCTTTTCGTTACGGTCAGCGCTCGCATTGTGGGCATCGTCGGTTCCAGCGCCTCTCCGGTCTCCGGCATGACCATCGCCACACTCATGGCGACTTGTGCCGTCTTCCTGGTCAAGGGTTGGACTGCGCCTGCCTTTGGGGCGCTCGCAATTACCATCGGCGGCATCGTCTGCATCGCCGCGTCTAATGCGGGCGATACCTCGCAGGACCTCAAGACGGGCTATCTGATCGGAGCCACGCCGTGGAAACAGCAGGTGGCTCTGATCGCCGGCGTTGTGATCTGCGTCTTCTCCATCGGCGCTACGCTCAACGCGATGAACAACGGCCTGGAGTCCTTCCAGCGTGTCGCTGTGCCCATTACCGTCACGCCGCAGATGTATGCGGATGGCGTCCAACAGAAGGGACAGTTCACGCGCGATCGAGTCACCCTCACCACCAAGGCGGGCGCACGCGAGACCATTAACGACGGTCGTTCCTACATCCTCCTGAACGCCATCGGCTCATCCACGGTTCCGGACGGAAAGTATCTCCTCAACCCCGCCACCAATCAGATCGTCATTCAGTGGACACAGGGGATCGGCAGTGAAAAGGCGGCCGCCCCGCAGGGCAAGCTGATGGCCACGGTGATCAATGGCATCCTCTCCCGTAAGCTGCCCTGGGGGCTGGTGCTGCTTGGGGTTGCGCTGGTCATCGTCGTCGAACTGCTGGGTGTTCGTTCCCTCACCTTTGCTGTTGGTGCTTACCTTTCCATAGCAACTACGCTGGCGATCTTTGTGGGCGGGCTGATGCGGTGGATGGTGGATCGGGCGATGATTCATCATCATGCCAAGGCGAGCGCGGAGCTGTATCAGAGCTCGCTGCTGCTCTGGCAGAACGATCGTGAGGCGTTCTTTGTGCGTCATCCGGATTTCGATGAGACGAATCCGGATCATCTGGACCCGGCGAATGGGCTGCCGGTCCCCACCTCGGTCACGCCTTCGCTGGATATGGAGTCGGAGGTGTCGCCGGGTAGCCTGTACGCCTCGGGGTTGATTGCGGCGGGTGGGATTGTGGGGCTGCTGGGGGTCTGCATCCGGCTGCTGGAGGGTTTGTCCGAGCAGCGGGGGGGAAGCTGGCAGTTCTGGCGGTTTCCGGCCAGCTTCAGCGCACACTCTCCGTTGCATGACACGGTCAGTGTCGTAATGTTCGGTCTGCTGGCGTTCAGCTTGTACTACTTTGCGCGGAAGCCGCTGGATAGTTAG
- a CDS encoding ComF family protein: MECGRCGDALDLDLDMEDARFSGMLKEGLLCRECRLAPPDFTRAVAYGVYSEELRELIHLFKYEEVTGAARLLGGGLSEAVLSLEGKMADHALVVAVPLFVRSQRRRGYNQSRLLADAVLKELRGKKLKAAHGVLVRRKSTESQFALSRKARRRNLRGAFEVRGDVANKEVLLIDDILTTGATARECARVLVKAGASKVWVATVARAQSERITAQQRNPGAYVAGWDLKPGPTHSFGGA; this comes from the coding sequence ATGGAATGCGGGCGGTGTGGGGACGCGCTCGACCTCGATCTGGATATGGAAGATGCACGCTTCAGCGGAATGCTGAAGGAAGGACTCCTCTGTCGGGAGTGCAGGCTGGCACCTCCGGACTTTACGAGGGCCGTGGCCTATGGTGTTTATTCTGAAGAACTTAGAGAGTTGATCCACCTCTTCAAGTATGAAGAGGTCACCGGTGCTGCGCGTCTGCTTGGGGGTGGGCTGAGTGAGGCGGTGTTGTCGCTTGAGGGAAAGATGGCGGACCATGCGCTGGTGGTGGCTGTTCCTTTGTTTGTGCGGTCGCAGAGAAGGCGGGGGTATAACCAGTCTCGGTTGCTGGCGGATGCGGTTCTAAAGGAGTTACGCGGAAAGAAGCTTAAGGCGGCTCATGGAGTGCTCGTTCGGCGAAAGAGCACGGAGAGCCAGTTTGCGCTTTCGCGGAAGGCTCGACGACGGAATCTGCGCGGGGCGTTTGAGGTTCGTGGAGACGTTGCAAACAAAGAGGTTCTGCTCATCGACGACATCCTCACGACCGGGGCTACGGCACGGGAATGTGCGCGAGTGTTGGTGAAGGCGGGTGCGAGTAAGGTTTGGGTGGCTACGGTGGCGCGGGCGCAGAGTGAGAGGATCACGGCGCAGCAGCGAAATCCTGGAGCTTACGTGGCGGGATGGGACCTGAAGCCCGGGCCAACTCACTCATTCGGTGGAGCTTAG